In Fusarium poae strain DAOMC 252244 chromosome Unknown contig_1, whole genome shotgun sequence, the following are encoded in one genomic region:
- a CDS encoding uncharacterized protein (TransMembrane:2 (i127-146o158-182i)), with amino-acid sequence MKAFRYSSVESGMELIDAPIPEPGPEHVQIQVKAAGMCHSDCHLLKGHYDAWIKIPLICGHEVAGIVTKVGSSVKDYHPGDRVACLIICQPVEEHDWNFAVGLGFDGGYAEYVSAPINRLIKIPDNVSFAQAAVAMDALATSYFAVMSKAGANPGVTMGVIGLGGLGMAGLQFAIIAGAKVYGFDLQKHKLEEGLKLGAAGCFGSLEELKDVTLDVIVDFAGVGVTTASAVTAVKPGGTVVVVGLGNETMTLPTQNVVLKSVTVAGTLGSDLSATKGVLRLLEEKRIDPILKEIPFLDIPKGLEEIEKEEVVGRLWADPSK; translated from the coding sequence ATGAAGGCATTCCGATACTCCAGCGTCGAGTCGGGCATGGAACTTATTGACGCTCCAATTCCTGAGCCCGGACCTGAGCATGTCCAGATTCAGGTCAAGGCCGCGGGCATGTGCCACTCAGACTGCCATCTTCTCAAAGGCCACTACGATGCCTGGATAAAGATCCCTCTCATATGCGGGCATGAAGTTGCTGGTATAGTCACCAAAGTCGGCTCATCCGTCAAAGACTATCATCCCGGTGATCGGGTTGCTTGCCTCATTATCTGTCAACCTGTAGAGGAGCACGACTGGAATTTTGCTGTTGGACTTGGATTTGACGGAGGTTACGCCGAGTATGTTTCAGCACCTATCAACCGGCTTATCAAAATCCCCGATAATGTTTCCTTTGCCCAGGCCGCTGTGGCTATGGATGCACTGGCCACATCCTACTTTGCTGTCATGTCCAAGGCGGGAGCAAATCCCGGAGTTACCATGGGAGTCATCGGCCTGGGCGGTCTTGGCATGGCAGGCCTCCAGTTTGCCATCATAGCTGGGGCAAAAGTTTATGGATTTGACTTGCAGAAGCATAAGCTTGAGGAGGGCCTGAAGCTAGGGGCGGCTGGCTGCTTTGGATCCCTCGAAGAGCTAAAGGACGTCACATTAGACGTCATTGTCGATTTTGCGGGTGTCGGTGTCACCACGGCTTCCGCAGTAACGGCTGTAAAGCCAGGTGGGACAGTAGTAGTGGTTGGATTGGGCAACGAGACCATGACCTTGCCAACCCAGAATGTGGTGTTGAAGTCAGTGACTGTGGCAGGAACACTGGGGTCAGACTTGAGTGCAACCAAGGGAGTCTTGCGGTTGTTAGAGGAGAAGCGCATTGATCCAATTCTTAAAGAAATTCCCTTCCTAGACATCCCCAAAGGCCTGGAAGAgatagaaaaagaagaggtAGTGGGAAGATTATGGGCAGACCCAAGTAAATAG
- a CDS encoding uncharacterized protein (SECRETED:SignalP(1-17)): MKATFFSLFALAASAIASPIAQPAGVNPTPEIQGVRGAVKALENILAIVGQVVTIPVLTSRVPHKNSCKASAARNPPTLRQPMSNPMLERRM, from the exons ATGAAGGCCActttcttctccctcttcGCCCTCGCCGCGTCGGCCATCGCTTCTCCTATTGCCCAGCCCGCTGGTGTCAACCCTACTCCCGAAATCCAGGGGGTTCGCGGCGCTGTTAAGGCCCTCGAGAACATCCTCGCGATCGTTGGC CAGGTTGTTACGATCCCAGTTCTtacgtcacgtgtaccccacaAAAACTCATGCAAGGCGTCAGCCGCAAGAAACCCACCTACCCTACGACAACCAATGAGCAACCCCATGTTGGAACGACGGATGTAG